The Parvibaculaceae bacterium PLY_AMNH_Bact1 genome window below encodes:
- the rplT gene encoding 50S ribosomal protein L20 (Derived by automated computational analysis using gene prediction method: Protein Homology. GO_component: GO:0005840 - ribosome [Evidence IEA]; GO_function: GO:0003735 - structural constituent of ribosome [Evidence IEA]; GO_function: GO:0019843 - rRNA binding [Evidence IEA]; GO_process: GO:0006412 - translation [Evidence IEA]), translated as MSRVKRGVTTHARHRKVIKKAKGFYGRRKNTFRIANQAVEKAGQYAYRDRKAKKRNFRSLWIQRINAATRQHGLTYGRFINGLGRAGIEVDRKVLADLAVHEPEAFKSLVDQAEAALQ; from the coding sequence ATGTCACGTGTAAAAAGAGGCGTCACCACCCATGCCCGTCACCGCAAGGTGATCAAAAAGGCGAAGGGTTTCTATGGCCGCCGTAAGAATACTTTCCGTATTGCCAACCAGGCTGTCGAAAAAGCCGGTCAATACGCATATCGCGACCGCAAGGCGAAGAAGCGGAACTTCCGTTCCCTTTGGATCCAGCGGATCAACGCTGCTACTCGCCAGCATGGGCTCACCTATGGCCGATTTATCAACGGTCTCGGGCGCGCTGGCATCGAGGTTGACCGGAAAGTTCTGGCAGACCTCGCCGTCCACGAGCCGGAGGCCTTCAAGTCTTTGGTCGACCAGGCGGAAGCGGCACTTCAATAA
- a CDS encoding translational machinery protein (Derived by automated computational analysis using gene prediction method: GeneMarkS-2+.) codes for MSHHYHAVVWIDHHEARVIEIGKDEVDEVHVKPHHPIKHLHTKAGSNASWRAPEDIKFFKSVAERLTPVQEVLVVGPANAKTAFVKYLHKKDPKIAEKVVGVETVDHPTDGQLVHYAKAYFKQADRMLPQLD; via the coding sequence ATGTCCCACCATTATCACGCTGTCGTCTGGATTGATCATCACGAGGCCCGTGTTATCGAAATCGGCAAAGATGAAGTCGACGAAGTGCATGTGAAACCACATCACCCGATTAAACATCTTCACACCAAAGCCGGGTCCAATGCGAGTTGGCGTGCGCCTGAAGACATCAAGTTCTTTAAGTCTGTTGCCGAGCGTTTGACGCCTGTGCAAGAAGTCCTTGTGGTTGGACCTGCCAACGCGAAAACGGCTTTTGTGAAATACCTGCACAAGAAGGACCCGAAGATCGCCGAAAAGGTTGTTGGGGTAGAGACCGTTGACCATCCAACCGATGGGCAGTTGGTGCATTACGCCAAGGCCTATTTCAAGCAGGCAGACCGCATGTTACCGCAACTGGACTGA
- the rpmI gene encoding 50S ribosomal protein L35 (Derived by automated computational analysis using gene prediction method: Protein Homology. GO_component: GO:0000315 - organellar large ribosomal subunit [Evidence IEA]; GO_component: GO:0022625 - cytosolic large ribosomal subunit [Evidence IEA]; GO_function: GO:0003735 - structural constituent of ribosome [Evidence IEA]; GO_process: GO:0006412 - translation [Evidence IEA]) — MPKLKTKSSVKKRFKLTASGKVRHPQSGKQHGMIKRSNKQIRNQRGTAILSDPDARIIKKMMPYG; from the coding sequence ATGCCCAAGCTGAAGACCAAATCGAGCGTGAAAAAGCGTTTCAAGCTGACCGCGTCTGGCAAAGTGCGCCATCCGCAGTCCGGCAAGCAACACGGCATGATCAAACGATCCAACAAACAGATCCGCAATCAGCGGGGCACGGCCATTCTGTCCGACCCGGATGCGCGGATTATTAAAAAGATGATGCCGTACGGCTAA
- a CDS encoding glycerophosphodiester phosphodiesterase family protein (Derived by automated computational analysis using gene prediction method: Protein Homology. GO_function: GO:0008081 - phosphoric diester hydrolase activity [Evidence IEA]; GO_process: GO:0006629 - lipid metabolic process [Evidence IEA]): MSTRPLKIAHRGGTGLWPENTMGAFERAIADGAEGIELDVHLSKDGVPVVHHDEALKPAIARGADGAWLTKPTPLIKDLTFEELQAYDIGRLRPGAGYSARYPDQTPLDGERIPSLEAVIDLVKAKAGPNFVVYTELKTDLMDLSQSSDPVTLANTVVDLIEEKGFGAQTVFVSFDWRALAQAKKRAPSIGNAFTTLPFYSINPEDKSIAHDGETAAALRAASANGADFFGGFDWRDHDGASFSERVLRAIAAGPADGWFAWHGDIDETTAALAKELGLAISAWTVDAPDDMTRLTDLQIDAILTDRLDRLNAL, translated from the coding sequence ATGTCTACGCGCCCCCTCAAAATCGCCCATCGCGGGGGCACAGGACTTTGGCCAGAAAATACGATGGGCGCGTTTGAGCGCGCGATTGCCGACGGCGCAGAAGGCATTGAGCTTGATGTGCACCTGTCAAAAGATGGCGTGCCTGTGGTGCATCATGACGAGGCGCTGAAGCCTGCCATTGCACGGGGGGCGGATGGCGCATGGCTCACAAAACCAACACCGCTTATCAAAGACCTCACGTTCGAGGAATTGCAGGCCTATGACATTGGGCGTCTGCGCCCAGGCGCTGGATATTCGGCACGCTATCCGGACCAGACCCCTTTAGACGGTGAACGCATTCCCTCTCTTGAGGCAGTGATCGATCTGGTCAAAGCGAAAGCCGGGCCCAACTTTGTTGTCTATACGGAGCTCAAAACCGACCTCATGGACCTGAGCCAGTCTTCTGATCCGGTGACGCTCGCCAACACAGTCGTGGACCTGATTGAAGAAAAGGGTTTTGGCGCACAGACGGTTTTTGTGTCGTTTGACTGGCGTGCGCTGGCGCAGGCAAAGAAGCGGGCGCCCAGCATCGGCAATGCTTTCACAACGCTGCCCTTCTATTCGATCAATCCGGAAGACAAGTCGATTGCCCATGACGGCGAGACGGCGGCAGCGCTTCGTGCGGCGTCTGCCAATGGCGCTGATTTTTTTGGTGGTTTTGATTGGCGGGACCATGACGGTGCAAGTTTCAGCGAGCGCGTGTTGCGGGCAATTGCGGCTGGTCCCGCTGATGGCTGGTTTGCCTGGCACGGCGACATTGATGAAACAACAGCGGCGCTTGCCAAAGAACTTGGTCTCGCGATTTCGGCCTGGACGGTCGATGCACCCGACGACATGACGCGTCTCACCGATCTTCAGATCGATGCGATCCTCACCGACCGACTGGACCGGTTGAATGCTCTCTGA
- a CDS encoding hypothetical protein (Derived by automated computational analysis using gene prediction method: GeneMarkS-2+.): MTVFASLTTAKAQVINYSSCVELASVDPDAAYDAALVWAETDLTGGASHCAGLALVRLGLFDAAADRLTRAAVEGQKMGNVEKALLHQQAGDAWLMANSGAKATEAFTQALVYVPEDPELLFGRARGYELEKQTSPALQDVNLAIARNPNYGAAYLLRGRLYRQSKQLDAAAADIDAALANGIDEVAARLERGLIRFEMGDQAGAIEDWQMIVAADRRADGSLGPAAMAASGFIAEVTAGAPTQP; this comes from the coding sequence GTGACAGTTTTTGCCTCCCTGACAACAGCGAAGGCACAAGTAATCAACTATAGCTCTTGTGTTGAGCTTGCCAGCGTCGACCCAGATGCAGCCTATGACGCCGCGCTTGTTTGGGCCGAAACGGACCTAACAGGGGGCGCGTCCCATTGCGCAGGCCTTGCACTTGTCAGACTCGGTCTCTTTGATGCCGCCGCTGACCGTTTGACCCGTGCGGCCGTCGAAGGGCAGAAAATGGGAAATGTGGAGAAGGCACTCCTCCACCAACAAGCCGGTGATGCCTGGCTGATGGCCAATAGTGGGGCGAAGGCCACCGAGGCATTCACGCAAGCCCTTGTTTATGTACCCGAAGACCCGGAGCTTTTGTTTGGGCGCGCTCGCGGCTATGAACTTGAGAAACAGACGTCACCCGCACTTCAAGACGTCAATCTGGCCATTGCAAGAAACCCAAACTATGGAGCCGCTTACCTGCTGCGGGGGCGTCTCTACCGCCAGAGCAAGCAGCTTGACGCAGCGGCAGCAGACATTGATGCCGCGCTCGCAAATGGCATCGACGAAGTCGCAGCGCGCCTAGAGCGCGGTCTCATTCGCTTTGAGATGGGCGATCAGGCCGGGGCAATCGAAGACTGGCAGATGATTGTAGCGGCAGACCGACGCGCGGACGGTTCACTCGGCCCTGCAGCGATGGCTGCAAGCGGATTTATCGCGGAAGTGACGGCAGGCGCTCCCACTCAGCCTTAA
- a CDS encoding glycosyltransferase family 4 protein (Derived by automated computational analysis using gene prediction method: Protein Homology.) yields MTIKLVQPAKPTVLQVIPSLGTGGAERTTIDVARALMADGCRAIVVSRGGRLVRELEQMGAEHIELPVHSKNPVVMGLNVERLTRLIEKQNVDIVHARSRAPAWSALAAARRTKRPFVTTYHSKVHERPRLKVFYNSVMTRGAVVIANSDFTAERIRKFHGETGAKIVTIPRGTDMSEFDPSGPAVKRGQALREQWGAGSGDTLFMLAGRLTRWKGQLLATEGLGLMNARMGSSAASAKLILVGDAQGRSDYEDEIKTAIEAYNPALRVRLVGHCDDMPAACSAADIVLAPSLDPEPFGRSAVEAQAMARPVIVADHGGAKDTVLDASDAGGSAAATGWRVRPGDADALATAMAEALAMNSTDRQAMGVRGRSFVESQFSVTAMTDRTLAVYRDLVGG; encoded by the coding sequence GTGACTATCAAGCTGGTGCAACCTGCAAAACCAACAGTCCTGCAAGTGATCCCATCTCTGGGAACCGGCGGCGCTGAGCGCACAACAATTGATGTCGCCCGCGCGCTGATGGCTGATGGATGCAGGGCGATTGTGGTGAGCCGTGGTGGACGATTGGTCAGGGAGCTCGAGCAAATGGGCGCGGAGCATATCGAGCTGCCGGTCCATTCAAAAAACCCGGTTGTCATGGGGCTAAATGTAGAACGCCTCACACGGCTGATTGAAAAACAGAATGTGGATATTGTTCATGCGCGCAGTAGGGCACCTGCCTGGAGCGCGCTCGCGGCAGCGCGGCGAACAAAACGTCCTTTTGTGACCACCTATCACAGCAAGGTTCATGAGCGTCCGCGCCTTAAAGTCTTCTATAACTCAGTCATGACACGCGGCGCGGTTGTGATCGCCAACTCGGACTTTACGGCCGAGCGCATCCGGAAATTCCACGGGGAGACTGGGGCGAAGATCGTCACCATTCCCCGCGGCACGGATATGTCAGAGTTTGACCCTTCCGGCCCCGCCGTGAAGCGCGGGCAGGCCCTGCGGGAACAATGGGGCGCGGGGAGTGGAGATACGCTTTTCATGCTTGCCGGGCGTCTTACCCGGTGGAAAGGGCAATTGCTCGCAACAGAGGGGCTAGGCCTGATGAATGCCCGAATGGGATCAAGCGCGGCCAGTGCCAAGCTGATCCTGGTAGGGGACGCCCAGGGGCGATCTGACTATGAAGACGAAATCAAAACGGCAATAGAAGCCTACAATCCGGCGCTCCGAGTGCGTCTTGTGGGACATTGTGATGATATGCCGGCTGCCTGCAGCGCCGCAGATATTGTTCTGGCTCCCTCTCTTGACCCAGAGCCCTTCGGACGAAGCGCTGTTGAGGCGCAGGCTATGGCGAGGCCCGTCATCGTCGCTGACCATGGTGGTGCCAAAGATACGGTTCTGGACGCATCAGATGCAGGTGGTAGCGCCGCCGCGACAGGGTGGCGGGTGAGGCCCGGCGATGCGGATGCCTTAGCAACAGCGATGGCTGAGGCGTTGGCGATGAACAGCACGGATCGCCAGGCCATGGGGGTGCGGGGACGTAGCTTCGTGGAAAGCCAGTTTTCGGTGACCGCTATGACGGATCGGACGCTGGCTGTTTACCGCGACCTGGTCGGCGGATGA
- a CDS encoding alpha/beta hydrolase (Derived by automated computational analysis using gene prediction method: Protein Homology.) codes for MSTQTQVSFLSRPHGEKLAYLQEETTGDHMGVTWLGGFKSDMTGTKATALADWARSCGRPYTRFDYFGHGQSSGQFVEGTISRWRDDALAVLDELCDRPQILVGSSMGAWIALLAALARPTQVKALVLIAPAPDFTEALMWEGFDETVRTTLRTEGIYQQPSDYDEPYEISYSLIEDGRQHLLLGDTILLTLPVRILQGMADEDVPWRHAMLLAETLASDDITLSLTKSGDHRLSEPDDIERLTVTLDRLLNDLGD; via the coding sequence ATGAGCACCCAGACCCAAGTATCTTTTCTTTCACGCCCACACGGCGAAAAGCTCGCTTATTTACAGGAAGAAACCACCGGCGACCATATGGGTGTTACCTGGCTTGGCGGGTTTAAATCCGACATGACCGGCACGAAAGCGACCGCACTGGCTGATTGGGCGCGCTCGTGCGGCAGGCCCTATACGCGCTTTGACTATTTTGGCCATGGTCAGTCGAGCGGTCAGTTCGTCGAGGGCACCATCAGCCGCTGGCGCGATGATGCGCTGGCTGTCTTGGACGAGCTTTGCGACAGACCCCAGATACTTGTCGGCTCCAGCATGGGGGCCTGGATCGCGCTGTTGGCTGCGCTTGCCCGGCCAACCCAAGTGAAAGCGCTTGTTCTCATCGCCCCTGCGCCAGATTTTACCGAAGCGCTTATGTGGGAGGGGTTTGATGAAACAGTCCGCACGACACTGCGGACCGAGGGTATCTACCAACAACCGTCGGACTATGATGAACCCTATGAAATCAGCTACAGCCTCATTGAGGATGGACGCCAACATCTCCTGTTAGGAGACACCATTCTGCTTACCCTGCCCGTGCGCATTCTGCAGGGCATGGCGGACGAAGATGTGCCCTGGCGGCACGCAATGCTGCTTGCCGAAACGCTTGCAAGCGACGACATCACACTCTCGCTAACGAAGAGCGGGGACCACAGATTGTCAGAGCCGGACGACATTGAGCGGCTCACAGTCACGCTCGACAGGCTTCTCAACGATCTCGGTGATTAA
- a CDS encoding LLM class flavin-dependent oxidoreductase (Derived by automated computational analysis using gene prediction method: Protein Homology.) — MKFGVFYELQLPKPWKEGDEHKLFHEALNQVVLADKLGFDYAWEVEHHFLDEYSHSSAPEVFLAAASTQTKRIRLGHGIRQVIPNYNHPARTAEGIATLDIMSNGRVEFGIGEGATRLELGGFDINPKEKRAMALEAAEQVANMLVLDPYPGFEGKSFSMPCRNVLPKPMQKPHPPMWMACTNRDTIKVAASLGVGALAFSFVDPEEAKAWADIYYGIIKSDQCKPIGHTVNANIAMVSSFSLHEDRAEAIRRGAEGFEFFGYALASMVTKDQKPGRTDMWGEFIKQRGDKTEQMIQDSQSLMTQPAGIGTPDDMIEHLKAFQASGVDQVIFMQQAGRNKHEHICESLELFSKRVMPEFKKDVADREAKKAEELAPYIEAALARKEWMQPLKDEDIPYIRAAVSSPQVNKSNAAE; from the coding sequence ATGAAATTCGGTGTCTTTTACGAACTGCAATTGCCCAAGCCCTGGAAAGAGGGTGACGAACACAAGCTGTTCCATGAGGCGCTGAACCAGGTCGTGCTCGCCGACAAGCTGGGCTTCGATTATGCCTGGGAAGTCGAGCATCACTTCCTGGACGAGTATTCCCACTCCAGCGCGCCGGAAGTGTTTCTCGCGGCGGCCTCCACCCAGACCAAACGCATTCGCCTGGGCCACGGCATTCGTCAGGTGATCCCGAACTATAATCATCCAGCCCGCACGGCAGAAGGCATTGCGACGCTGGACATCATGTCGAATGGCCGCGTGGAGTTTGGCATTGGCGAAGGCGCGACGCGGTTGGAGCTCGGAGGCTTTGACATCAACCCGAAAGAAAAGCGTGCCATGGCACTGGAGGCCGCAGAGCAGGTCGCCAACATGCTGGTGCTTGACCCTTATCCGGGCTTTGAGGGCAAGAGCTTCTCCATGCCCTGCCGCAATGTGCTGCCCAAGCCCATGCAGAAACCGCATCCGCCCATGTGGATGGCCTGCACGAACCGCGATACGATCAAGGTGGCGGCATCGCTGGGTGTCGGGGCGCTTGCCTTCTCATTTGTGGACCCGGAAGAAGCGAAAGCCTGGGCTGACATCTATTACGGCATCATTAAGTCCGATCAGTGCAAGCCCATCGGTCACACGGTGAATGCCAACATCGCAATGGTCTCAAGCTTCTCATTGCATGAAGACCGCGCGGAAGCGATCCGTCGTGGCGCCGAAGGTTTTGAATTCTTCGGCTATGCGCTGGCCTCCATGGTCACCAAAGATCAGAAGCCAGGCCGCACAGACATGTGGGGTGAGTTCATCAAGCAGCGTGGCGACAAGACCGAGCAAATGATCCAGGACTCCCAATCTCTCATGACCCAGCCCGCGGGCATCGGCACGCCCGACGATATGATCGAGCATCTGAAGGCCTTCCAGGCCTCAGGCGTCGATCAGGTGATCTTCATGCAGCAGGCCGGCCGCAACAAACACGAACACATATGTGAATCGCTGGAACTCTTTAGCAAGCGCGTGATGCCGGAATTCAAAAAGGACGTTGCCGACCGCGAAGCGAAGAAAGCCGAAGAGCTCGCCCCTTACATTGAAGCCGCTCTTGCACGGAAAGAATGGATGCAACCTCTGAAAGACGAAGACATCCCCTACATCCGTGCCGCCGTCTCTTCTCCCCAGGTCAATAAATCGAACGCTGCGGAGTAG
- the pheS gene encoding phenylalanine--tRNA ligase subunit alpha (Derived by automated computational analysis using gene prediction method: Protein Homology. GO_component: GO:0009328 - phenylalanine-tRNA ligase complex [Evidence IEA]; GO_function: GO:0004826 - phenylalanine-tRNA ligase activity [Evidence IEA]; GO_process: GO:0006432 - phenylalanyl-tRNA aminoacylation [Evidence IEA]): MSDLEKIEADVLAAVKATGTEKDLEEVRVGALGKKGSISELMKGLGKMSPEERKEMGPALNGLKTRVGDAIAARKVELYDAALTERLATEKVDVTLPVRSTPIEQGRIHPLTQTMDEITAIFCDLGFAVEEGPDIETDYYNFEALNFPEGHPAREMHDTFYFHEREDGTRPLLRTHTSPVQVRTMEKSEPPFRFIAPGRTFRCDSDQTHTPQFHQVEGLVVDRDTHMGHLKWTLEEFLRAYFETEGVEIRFRPSFFPFTEPSMEVDVRCARLGNEIRIGEGDDWLEILGCGMVHPNVLKSANIDPDEFQGFAFGVGIDRLAMLKYGIPDLRAFFETDLRWLRHYGFAALDVPTLAGGLSS, from the coding sequence ATGAGCGATCTAGAAAAGATTGAAGCGGACGTTCTGGCAGCCGTTAAGGCCACGGGAACTGAAAAAGACCTGGAAGAGGTGCGTGTTGGTGCTCTTGGCAAAAAGGGCAGCATTTCTGAGCTCATGAAGGGGCTTGGCAAAATGAGCCCCGAAGAGCGCAAGGAAATGGGTCCGGCCTTGAATGGCCTGAAAACCCGTGTCGGAGATGCCATTGCAGCCCGCAAGGTTGAGCTTTATGACGCCGCGCTGACAGAACGCCTTGCGACCGAGAAAGTCGATGTGACACTGCCGGTGCGCTCAACCCCGATCGAACAGGGCCGCATTCACCCGCTCACCCAAACCATGGATGAGATTACTGCGATCTTCTGCGACTTAGGCTTTGCGGTCGAAGAAGGCCCAGACATCGAGACCGACTACTACAATTTCGAAGCGCTGAACTTCCCGGAAGGTCACCCGGCGCGGGAAATGCACGACACGTTCTATTTCCATGAGCGCGAAGACGGCACCCGTCCGCTGCTCCGCACCCACACCAGTCCCGTACAGGTGCGCACCATGGAAAAGAGTGAGCCGCCGTTCCGCTTCATTGCGCCGGGCCGCACCTTCCGCTGTGACAGCGACCAGACCCACACCCCGCAATTCCACCAGGTTGAAGGCCTTGTTGTGGATCGCGACACTCATATGGGCCACCTGAAATGGACGCTGGAAGAATTCCTGCGTGCCTATTTCGAAACAGAGGGCGTGGAAATCCGCTTCCGCCCAAGCTTCTTCCCGTTCACGGAGCCTTCCATGGAAGTCGATGTGCGCTGCGCGCGCCTTGGCAATGAAATTCGCATTGGCGAAGGCGACGATTGGCTCGAAATTCTGGGCTGCGGCATGGTGCATCCGAACGTATTGAAGTCCGCCAATATTGATCCCGACGAGTTCCAGGGCTTTGCCTTTGGCGTCGGCATCGACCGGCTGGCCATGCTGAAATATGGCATCCCGGATCTGCGTGCCTTCTTCGAGACGGATCTCCGCTGGCTCCGCCATTACGGGTTTGCCGCTTTGGATGTGCCAACTCTGGCAGGAGGGCTTTCCTCATGA
- a CDS encoding SDR family oxidoreductase (Derived by automated computational analysis using gene prediction method: Protein Homology.) — MTTGHLFAFGFGSTAFVLAARLQRAGWRISGTCRASEKAEEIRSQGVEPHLFSAERKLDPSALDGVTHVLVSIPPGADGDPVLHEMREEIAKRRDTIKWIGYLSTTGVYGDRAGGLVDETMEMAPTSDRGRRRQAAEEAWFAMGRDIGVPVQTFRLAGICGPDRNQIVSLRTGKARRIVKPGHVFSRIHVEDIASVLEASIVRPNAGAAYNVCDDEAAPPQDVVAFAADLIGMTPPPEVPFEDADLSPMARSFYAESKRVSNKRIKEELGVELRFPTYREGLRALAEAGD; from the coding sequence GTGACGACCGGACACCTTTTTGCATTCGGATTTGGATCGACAGCCTTCGTTCTGGCTGCGCGCCTGCAACGCGCGGGTTGGCGCATATCCGGGACATGTCGAGCGTCTGAAAAAGCAGAAGAGATCCGCTCACAAGGTGTGGAACCTCACCTTTTTTCCGCAGAGAGAAAGCTTGATCCAAGTGCATTGGATGGCGTGACGCATGTCCTCGTCTCTATTCCACCTGGCGCCGACGGAGATCCTGTTCTGCACGAGATGCGAGAAGAGATCGCCAAAAGGCGTGACACGATCAAGTGGATTGGCTACCTCTCAACGACCGGCGTTTATGGCGACCGGGCGGGTGGTCTTGTCGATGAAACGATGGAGATGGCTCCAACGAGCGACAGAGGACGGCGGCGGCAGGCAGCTGAAGAGGCTTGGTTTGCCATGGGGCGGGACATCGGTGTGCCAGTTCAAACCTTTCGCCTGGCAGGTATATGCGGACCGGACCGAAACCAGATCGTCTCGCTCCGTACTGGGAAGGCACGACGCATTGTAAAGCCTGGGCATGTCTTCTCCCGCATCCATGTAGAAGACATCGCATCTGTTTTAGAAGCATCAATTGTGAGACCCAATGCAGGTGCTGCCTACAATGTGTGCGATGACGAAGCGGCCCCGCCGCAAGATGTTGTGGCCTTTGCGGCAGACCTCATCGGTATGACCCCACCTCCCGAAGTGCCTTTTGAGGACGCTGACCTCAGTCCCATGGCACGGAGCTTTTATGCGGAATCAAAACGCGTCTCCAACAAGCGCATCAAAGAAGAGTTGGGTGTGGAGCTGCGGTTTCCGACCTATAGGGAAGGTCTCCGCGCCCTTGCAGAAGCCGGGGACTAA
- the infC gene encoding translation initiation factor IF-3 (Derived by automated computational analysis using gene prediction method: Protein Homology. GO_function: GO:0003743 - translation initiation factor activity [Evidence IEA]; GO_process: GO:0006413 - translational initiation [Evidence IEA]): MARRAVFAQPTKEGPRANRDITVPNVMLIDGEGEKRGVVSLEDALTLADESGLDLVEVSPNADPPVCKLLDLGKYKYQAQKKAAEARKKQKTVEVKEIKMRPNIDTHDYDVKMKNMLRFFGEGDKVKVTLRFRGREMAHQDLGMKVLNRVRNDLEEIAKVELYPKMEGRQMIMVLAPR, translated from the coding sequence ATAGCCCGTAGAGCCGTATTCGCGCAGCCAACGAAAGAAGGACCGCGCGCCAACCGAGACATTACCGTCCCTAACGTCATGTTGATTGACGGTGAAGGTGAAAAACGAGGTGTCGTCTCGCTTGAAGATGCCCTTACCCTTGCAGATGAGTCAGGCTTGGATCTCGTAGAGGTTTCGCCGAACGCTGACCCGCCCGTATGTAAACTTCTGGATCTTGGGAAATATAAGTACCAGGCGCAGAAGAAAGCTGCCGAGGCGCGGAAGAAGCAGAAGACCGTCGAAGTCAAAGAAATCAAAATGCGCCCCAACATCGACACGCATGACTATGACGTGAAGATGAAAAACATGCTTCGCTTCTTCGGAGAAGGCGACAAGGTCAAAGTGACATTGCGCTTCCGCGGTCGTGAGATGGCGCACCAGGATCTGGGCATGAAAGTGCTGAACCGGGTCCGCAATGATCTGGAAGAGATCGCAAAAGTCGAACTCTATCCAAAGATGGAAGGCCGCCAGATGATCATGGTCCTGGCGCCGCGTTGA